One window from the genome of Salvia miltiorrhiza cultivar Shanhuang (shh) chromosome 7, IMPLAD_Smil_shh, whole genome shotgun sequence encodes:
- the LOC130993676 gene encoding uncharacterized protein LOC130993676 isoform X1, producing the protein MGNCQAVEAAALVIQHPCGKLERMYWPLSATDVMKANPGHYVSLIIPLTIPGADNRYTRVKLLRPTDKLLLGRAYRLLTTQEVMKVVRAKKHAKMKKNMSESGHLQDSAPPETNRHHEGATHRQRPTVGGGGRPKSWRPSLQSISEASNN; encoded by the exons atGGGGAACTGTCaggcggtggaggcggcggcactGGTGATCCAGCACCCATGCGGGAAGCTGGAGAGGATGTATTGGCCCCTCAGCGCTACCGACGTCATGAAAGCCAACCCCGGCCACTATGTTTCTCTCATCATTCCTTTGACCATTCCCGGCGCCGATAATCGCTACACGCGCGTTAAGCTTCTCCGCCCCACCGACAAGTTGCTTCTCGGTCGGGCCTATCGCCTTCTCACCACTCAAG AGGTGATGAAAGTGGTGAGAGCAAAGAAGCAtgcaaagatgaagaagaacatGTCGGAATCAGGCCATTTGCAAGACTCTGCGCCGCCGGAGACCAACCGTCATCATGag GGTGCAACACACCGCCAGCGGCCCACCGTAGGCGGCGGAGGAAGGCCCAAATCGTGGCGGCCGTCTTTACAGAGCATATCTGAGGCATCCAATAATTAA
- the LOC130993676 gene encoding uncharacterized protein LOC130993676 isoform X2 — protein MGNCQAVEAAALVIQHPCGKLERMYWPLSATDVMKANPGHYVSLIIPLTIPGADNRYTRVKLLRPTDKLLLEVMKVVRAKKHAKMKKNMSESGHLQDSAPPETNRHHEGATHRQRPTVGGGGRPKSWRPSLQSISEASNN, from the exons atGGGGAACTGTCaggcggtggaggcggcggcactGGTGATCCAGCACCCATGCGGGAAGCTGGAGAGGATGTATTGGCCCCTCAGCGCTACCGACGTCATGAAAGCCAACCCCGGCCACTATGTTTCTCTCATCATTCCTTTGACCATTCCCGGCGCCGATAATCGCTACACGCGCGTTAAGCTTCTCCGCCCCACCGACAAGTTGCTTCTCG AGGTGATGAAAGTGGTGAGAGCAAAGAAGCAtgcaaagatgaagaagaacatGTCGGAATCAGGCCATTTGCAAGACTCTGCGCCGCCGGAGACCAACCGTCATCATGag GGTGCAACACACCGCCAGCGGCCCACCGTAGGCGGCGGAGGAAGGCCCAAATCGTGGCGGCCGTCTTTACAGAGCATATCTGAGGCATCCAATAATTAA